In Scheffersomyces stipitis CBS 6054 chromosome 8, complete sequence, one DNA window encodes the following:
- a CDS encoding predicted protein encodes MTSSTNSIINTEEELRNELNDLRNDLQFESLDQSNSTSLPTSTSNNAVAVVNAALTSVDHSSQ; translated from the coding sequence atgacttcttctacgAACAGTATCATCAAcactgaagaagaactcaGAAACGAACTCAACGATCTCAGAAATGATCTTCAATTCGAAAGTCTCGACCAATCGAACTCTACATCCTTGCCCACATCGACGTCCAATAATGCAGTAGCAGTAGTGAACGCAGCACTAACATCAGTAGATCATTCATCACAG
- the KTR3 gene encoding mannosyltransferase (mannosyltransferase involved in O- and N-linked glycosylation (MNT3)~go_component membrane~go_function glycolipid 2-alpha-mannosyltransferase activity~go_process protein amino acid glycosylation~go_component membrane~go_function glycolipid 2-alpha-mannosyltransferase activity~go_process protein amino acid glycosylation) produces MAAITSYWRLHVVVFLLLIPFYASKYETGDSKKTVLDSGYSDDAGNERATFLILCRDEDVYELLETVQNLEDRFNSKYNYDYTFLNNVPFSKDFIYLLASHIPSGTLNFGSVAESHWQYPSFINQTQAQIVRQNSAHFPYGDSESYRHMCRYFSGFFYKHPFLQQYQYYWRVEPGVKFYCDVNYDVFKFMNSHGRKYGFVLSLFDYRDTLPTLWDHVKDFMVEKGITNPPLIDLVKNNNVYESYNLCHFWSNFEIADLSIFRNEEYEELFQYLDGKGGFYYERWGDAPIHTMAMSLFLQKHDLHWFNDIGYYHAPYLQCPQESATFLKNRCSCNPDDDFSYDDLSCTSHFLDIMGNA; encoded by the exons ATGGCCGCAATAACCTCCTACTGGAGACTCCATGTGGTGGTATTCCTTCTTCTCATTCCCTTTTACGCACTGAAATAT GAGACCGGAGATTCCAAG AAAACTGTTCTTGATTCTGGATATTCAGACGATGCCGGAAATG AAAGGGCCacatttttgattctttgTCGAGATGAAGACGTCTATGAACTTCTAGAAACGGTTCAAAATCTCGAGGACAGATTCAACAGCAAATACAATTATGACTATACATTTTTGAACAATGTGCCTTTCTCCAAAGATTTCATATACTTGTTAGCCTCGCATATCCCCCTGGGCACCCTCAACTTTGGCTCTGTGGCCGAAAGTCACTGGCAATATCCGTCTTTCATAAACCAGACCCAGGCTCAAATCGTGCGACAGAATTCAGCCCATTTTCCATATGGTGATTCAGAAAGCTACCGACACATGTGTCGCTATTTTAGCGGGTTCTTCTACAAGCATCCGTTCCTacaacaataccaatacTACTGGCGTGTAGAGCCTGGTGTAAAGTTTTACTGTGATGTCAACTACGACgtgttcaagttcatgaacTCTCACGGGAGGAAATATGGATTCGTTCTTTCATTGTTTGACTACAGAGACACCTTGCCAACATTGTGGGATCATGTCAAGGACTTCATGGTAGAGAAAGGCATCACAAATCCTCCTTTAATCGATTTGGTAAAGAACAATAACGTTTATGAATCCTATAATCTCTGCCATTTCTGGTCCAACTTCGAGATTGCCGATTTGTCCATATTTCGCAAtgaagaatacgaagaaTTGTTCCAGTATCTTGACGGAAAGGGTGGGTTCTACTACGAGCGATGGGGCGACGCTCCGATCCATACCATGGCAATGTCGTTGTTTCTCCAGAAACACGATCTTCATTGGTTTAATGACATAGGCTACTACCATGCACCGTACCTCCAGTGTCCACAGGAGTCAGCTACGTTTCTCAAGAACAGATGCAGCTGCAATCCCGACGATGACTTCTCGTACGACGATTTGAGTTGCACCAGTCATTTTCTCGACATCATGGGTAATGCCTAA